tttttctagcCAAAGTCATGTACAATAACCAGACACTGAGAacaagacagtgagacagatttGAATGTTTCTAGTGAATAATTTGCTGAGATTGCTATTATATTTGCTCAGTTTACATTTGAGGTCTTCCTAAAGCAGaatgtataaataattatttccaaagtaaaatatttttaccTTATTTGTATCTAAATAAACCCCAATAGACAGAAAATGATCAAAGCCTTTACCGGTCCTTTTTTTCCCAAGTGTTGCTTAAATCACTGATTTGTAAATATCTGAAATCTATAATTATGTTCCATTGTCTATACAAGAATTTACAAAAGATTTCAGCAGATGTTCAGCAAACGTCCAATATGTCAAGTCAATATCATCTGTTCGCccagtttttattaattatagaaGAACTGCTGAATTATCAGTACACATCATGAAATCAGAAATAAACATACCATATGAATAACATGAAATAAGGGTGATATTTTGAGCCTGTACAGGGATACTGTAAAGTTTGATGTACATAGTAATGCAGGTATTTTGTTCTGCAAAGCACCTAAACAATTAATGAAGACCCCCTAACCAGAGAGAATTAATATGGGCACTCCTCCACGCAACCATTTTATATGAAAAGGTTTGTGCAATCAGTTTATAACATCAGTTTTCGAAAAAGCCTTTAACCAATAAACATAAAATCCACCTGCTGTAATTTGTTACCAAAAATTTCTATGCTTTCTATGGGATAAAAAATTCTGGACTCATCTATCCATTGCACACAAGTAACCATTGCTCCAATTCTGCTTGGTCTGATTATTCGTTTATAATTCACCTTCATTTTCCTTAGCAGGTCTATGAGAAATCATTATACTAATAAATCAGAGGCTAATTCCTGCTAACAGCAGTAATAAGCAGCATTTGGGTGaattttagattaaaaaaaaaaaacaggtataTTACAAACTATTATAGGTATaaatcttttttcccccattcacATAGATTCAAGTCAAGAGCTTGTACTTGAAGGCTCTCTTTTAGGTAATATATGGATACAGGAATGCCGTTGCTATGGGTTGCTATGGAAGTTACCTCTTGTAGACATATCTGTATGTATGGCCTTGGGCAGGAAGCCATGGGTCGCTGTATAGGGAGAAATTTTTACAGTTGGAGACAGTTGGAGAAAAGTCTGTATGCATGATGCCATCAAACCATCTTCTACATGCACTttgtttcaaagaaaaaaaagggagaacATTCTACAAACTAATATTAGCATGAAGCTCAGAGCATGTAAAGACCATGTTGAGAAATACAACAAATGTTTATTTGGCAGCATATTTTGAATTATCTTGATTATTGTCTAGTGAAAACAATCATAAAAATTGAAGGTCATTTCTGAAAGGCCAGAATctttaaaatgagataaaacaaCAATTTTAGCAATATTACTGGTGGATCTGTAGCACTCGAATGTATCAGAATACTAAAGAAAACAAGCCACAAAAATAATCCCATTGAGCAATCAGTTAGAAGTCATTGCTATACTTATAATATTAGTTTGGCACAAGTACTTATGGCACATTTATCCGAGGGGGTCTGATGGTGGAAAAGGCAGCATACTTTCTACAAAAATATCTCAATAAAACTTAAGAAATATCAAGGCAATAAGTTCCTAAGCAGTATTTATCCATGTGATGTGCCTCTATTTATGTCAACCAGAGGGAGGCAGTGTAGATTCTCCTATGCCAAAAGTGGGCTTGTTAAGTCCCAGAATAGTTGAACATTTCAGCCTCATTCCAAgcccttattccttttcctatACCTGCTGTTTACTCATGAAATAGTGCTGTTGAGTGTAACATCATTTCACGGTCTTTGATACACCTCCACAAATTGTGTCGGTGGAGACTTGATTGAATTGGAATAAATCAGGCATTAAGAATACACAGCATTTTGGTACCATAACCTCATTTCATCTTCTATCCTGTCAGGTATCATGAAGAAAAGTTTTTCTACCATACATCAGTAGTCTCAGCAGTGTATAGCAAGTTTAatacagatatttacactcCCTAACATTCTGTCATTAGGTGTACATTTTCAAAACAGGGGCAGGGAATATAAACATTTGGGTGTTAATAAAATATTGGCAATTTCCTTTAATCTGAGAAAAAATGTCAATAGGAAAACATTCACTGCCAATGCTAGTCCTTCTTGTTACTAATTTGCATACCTGAAGTACTCTTAAAATACACTTCTAACAAGAAtcacagatggacagatggaagAAGCCAAAATTATAATGCCTCCACCACGTAGTGGCAtaggattaaaaaatatatttctgaataaatgaaacattactATTAATGTAAAGCCACAAATGAGGCTGAAAATAAACTGTGAAATTAAGATAAATTacacaagattaaaaaaaaaaaaagcgtagTGTTGGCTACAGGTTGGTCCCCTCCATGTTAGTCTTAAAGTGCTACAGAAAGTCTCACAAAGTAGCCACTGGTCATCAATCACTGAAAAATGACAGTTTGCATGGAGAAAGGAAATATGAAAGGCCTTGTCAGTGATGAATTATCACTAATTATGTTTTGAttgtaataaagaaaaattgAAATGTTCCTTAGAGTAGAAAGTAGATTAGTTTATGGAAAGTCCATGTGGAGTTCAAAGTAAACAGCACCGTTCCTTGAAgctcttcttgttcttcttgttctttcCTTTTCCGTTTTTGTCCTTATTTTCTGACATCTTCTTGGATCGCACTTCTCTCATGAGATCAAAAAATACCTTTGGAAGTAAACggtattatattaatatatgctTAGGCTGTCATGTTAGAGTAAAGTATATGTGAGCAGTATGTAACTACTTAGACTAACCTTATCTACATTGGCACGTGTTTTAGCAGAAGTctccacatactgtacattccACTCCTCTGCTTTTGCTCTTGCATCATCCACAGACACCTGCCTGCGATCCTCCAGATCAGACTTATTCCCCACCAGCAGCAGTGGAATCTTATCCTCCTCAGCCTTAACACGTAGGATCTGCTCTCTGTACAAAGACACACGTGAGAACCAATCAAAGCACATTTTCACACTGCTGCCAAATAACATAGGACTGTAGCCAGGATGGAATCTGTGCTTGGTTAGTTAAGGGCGTCATCGTCACAGCTTTGTTTTCTTACAGACAAGTTCCAAAAGGGATTAATTGTGTAATTTGACATATCACATCTGCTACGATGTGTAAAATTACTAACGTGCCAATCTAAAATACAAGGAATCTGGACACGCCACTGCAGGGAGTGTTTCCTGGACAGATCTCGGGTTTGACCAAGTGTACCAAACTCACTGTGCAATCAGCCTTGGGCCAAGCGGGAAAGAAGTGTGAGTGTCTAAACCCTTTAAAGTGAAATATAGAGTACATTATTCTCAAATCACAAGGGTATGCTGTTGTGAGTTAATACCGACCTGAACTCTGCTGTGGCTGTGAAAGACTCTTGCTCAGTTATGGAGA
This DNA window, taken from Hemibagrus wyckioides isolate EC202008001 linkage group LG06, SWU_Hwy_1.0, whole genome shotgun sequence, encodes the following:
- the ralba gene encoding ras-related protein Ral-B → MAANKGKSQSSLALHKVIMVGSGGVGKSALTLQFMYDEFVEDYEPTKADSYRKKVVLDGEEVQIDILDTAGQEDYAAIRDNYFRSGEGFLLVFSITEQESFTATAEFREQILRVKAEEDKIPLLLVGNKSDLEDRRQVSVDDARAKAEEWNVQYVETSAKTRANVDKVFFDLMREVRSKKMSENKDKNGKGKNKKNKKSFKERCCLL